A single genomic interval of Rhizobium leguminosarum bv. trifolii WSM1325 harbors:
- a CDS encoding FAD linked oxidase domain protein (PFAM: FAD linked oxidase domain protein~KEGG: ret:RHE_CH00898 FAD-dependent oxidoreductase protein), whose product MSISTELLDRFAAIVGEKYALRSEADLAPHLIENRGLYHGSSPLLLKPGSVEEVSDIMKLATETGTAIVPQTGNTGLVGGQTPRQGKSDIILSLERMNKIRDVDPVANVLVADGGAILAEVQKAAEAHGRLFPLSLGSEGSCRIGGNLSTNAGGTAVLAYGNMRQLCLGLEVVLPTGEIWDGLRRLKKDNTGYDLRDLFIGAEGTLGIITGAVLKLFPQPLGHQVAFAGLNSVTDALALFNLASSLCGASLTGFELMPRFGVEITTRHIDGVRDPLETAYPWYVLIDISTSDSAETAERMMNGVLEQGFEAGLVLDAAIAASVAQQKAIWHMRESMSDAQKPEGGSIKHDVSVPVSRIPHFMAEAEEAVMAAMPGARICAFGHMGDGNIHYNISQPLGADKAAFIARWREMNHIVHGLVLAHGGSISAEHGIGQLKRDELAAIRPTIEIELMRRIKRAFDPANIMNPGKVVSLDP is encoded by the coding sequence ATGAGCATTTCCACCGAACTCCTCGATCGCTTCGCTGCCATCGTCGGCGAAAAATACGCGCTGCGTAGCGAGGCCGATCTTGCACCGCATCTGATCGAAAACCGCGGGCTTTATCACGGCTCCTCCCCGCTCCTCCTGAAGCCCGGCTCGGTCGAGGAGGTCTCTGATATCATGAAGCTTGCGACGGAGACCGGAACGGCGATCGTGCCGCAGACCGGCAATACCGGCCTCGTCGGCGGCCAGACGCCGCGTCAGGGCAAGTCCGATATCATCCTGTCGCTCGAGCGGATGAACAAGATCCGAGATGTCGATCCGGTGGCGAACGTGCTGGTGGCCGATGGCGGCGCCATCCTGGCCGAGGTGCAGAAGGCAGCCGAGGCGCATGGGCGGCTTTTTCCGCTGTCGCTCGGCTCGGAGGGTTCTTGCCGCATCGGCGGCAACCTTTCCACCAATGCCGGCGGTACGGCCGTGCTTGCCTATGGCAATATGCGCCAGCTCTGCCTGGGCCTCGAAGTGGTGTTGCCGACCGGCGAGATCTGGGACGGTTTACGCCGCCTGAAAAAGGACAATACCGGTTACGACCTGCGCGATCTCTTCATCGGCGCCGAGGGCACGCTCGGCATCATCACCGGCGCGGTGCTCAAGCTCTTTCCCCAGCCGCTCGGCCATCAGGTGGCCTTCGCCGGCTTGAATTCGGTGACGGATGCGCTTGCCCTCTTCAACCTGGCCTCCAGCCTCTGCGGCGCCTCGCTGACCGGTTTCGAGCTGATGCCGCGTTTCGGGGTCGAGATCACCACACGCCACATCGACGGCGTGCGCGATCCGCTGGAAACGGCCTATCCCTGGTATGTGCTGATCGACATTTCGACGTCGGATTCGGCCGAGACGGCGGAGCGGATGATGAACGGGGTGCTGGAACAGGGTTTCGAGGCCGGGCTGGTGCTGGATGCCGCAATCGCCGCATCGGTAGCGCAGCAGAAGGCGATCTGGCACATGCGAGAAAGCATGTCGGATGCCCAGAAGCCGGAAGGTGGGTCGATCAAGCACGATGTTTCCGTGCCGGTGTCGAGGATCCCGCATTTCATGGCCGAGGCCGAAGAAGCGGTCATGGCGGCGATGCCGGGCGCCCGCATCTGCGCCTTCGGCCATATGGGCGACGGCAATATTCATTACAATATTTCCCAGCCGCTCGGCGCCGACAAGGCCGCCTTCATCGCTCGCTGGCGCGAGATGAACCACATCGTACATGGGCTGGTGTTGGCGCATGGCGGCTCGATCTCGGCCGAGCACGGCATCGGCCAGCTGAAGCGGGATGAACTGGCGGCGATCCGTCCAACGATTGAAATCGAGCTGATGCGCCGCATCAAGCGCGCCTTCGACCCCGCCAATATCATGAACCCGGGAAAGGTTGTCAGCCTCGATCCGTGA